The Meriones unguiculatus strain TT.TT164.6M chromosome 14, Bangor_MerUng_6.1, whole genome shotgun sequence sequence CACACATCTGATCACAGCCAACTCCTTGATAATGGTCTCTAAAGGTGTGCCCCACACAATGGCAGCTTTCGGGATGAAACagttcttcaatgattttgtatGCAAACTTATTTTGTATATCGAAAGACTTGGCAGAAGCATGTCTATGGGCTCTCTCTGCATCTTGAGTGTCTACCAAGCCATCAGCATCAGCCCAATAGATTCCTGCTGGAAGAAACTTAAAGTCAAATCTTCAAACAACATTGGTCTGTTTATTTCCCTCTGCTGGGTCCTGTATATTACcctaaattttattttccctgtgaTTACGCATGTCACAAGgagtcacaaaaataaaacagaaaaacgaGATGTTTTATATTGTTCCTCTTGGGGAAGTGAAAAAACTGTAGGATCACTGTACACAGCATTATTTGTAGGCCCTGAAGTCTTGATTTCTGTGCTCATCATCTGGTCCAGTGGCTCCATGATTGCCTTTCTATACAGACACAGGAAGCACACTCAACACATCCGGAGTACCCGTGTTTACCTCAGAAGATCCCCTGAGTCTAGAGCCACCCAGAGCATCCTGGTTCTGGTGTCTACTTTTGTAGCTTTTTATTCCCTATCCTCCATATTAcaaggttttgttgctgttttatatGAGCCTGGTTGGTGGTTGGTAAATATCACAGCTATCATTTCTATGTGTTTTCCCACTTTGGGTCCTTTGCTTGTGAGTCGTGACTTCCTTGTACTCAGATTCTGCTTATTCTGCATAAGTAATGTCAAAATCCAATAGCCGCTGGAAAGGTTTGTGGACTGTGTAGTTTTTGCACTTTATGTGTTTAGTTACTTTGGTCCATCCAGATGTCAACATGAATATGATGAGGGAAGCCCCTTATCTAAGTTAAGGTATTtggattatctttttaaatttatttatttatttattcattttacatatgAATTGAAGTcccctcaggcctctcctctcagtcctaccctaTGTACCTCTCCCAGAACTTCATTTGCCTCCCCTACTCctaagaaaaggggagcttccccCTACCAACCCACACCAGGACATCAAACCACATCAAAGCTGAGCAAACCTTCTTTCCCTGTGGTGTGGCAAGGCAGCACTGCAAGAGCTTAGTGATtaaaaggcagacaacagagtccttgtcagataTAGTCCCCACTTTCTTATTAGGAGACATACATGAAACCCtagctgcccatcggctacattTATGTAGGATAGCacggtccagcccatgcatggtccttggttgctgcttcagtctccataagctCCTGTGAGTCCTagttggttggctctgttggtcttcttgtggagcttctgtcccttccaagtcCTTCTCTCTTTAGCCCAATtgtccacaagactccctaaactttgcttaatgtttggctgtgacctcagcatctgttttgatctgctgcttagtggagcctctcagaaggcagctATACTAGGCTCCCATGTACAAGCTtatcagagtattgttaatagttccaggagttggctctctctcatgggctGGATCTCAGGTTGGGACAAGCATTGATTGGGatattcccttaatctctgttcTGTCTGTATCCATGCACATCTTGTAGCCAGGATAAATTTTGAGTCagaggttttgtgggtgggttggtgattcCCTCCCACAAGTAGATATCCCGTCTAGTaagaggatgtcctcttctgtcttcatggcccctgctactaggagtctcagctggtgTCACCCCAATGTCCTCCCAAAAAACTTCTGTGTCattggtctccagcttgtcacagaactAAACCCTTTTATTTATACTCTAAGTGTCCTATTATTTTAGTCCATTTCTACTGAAGTGCTACAGGATAATTTTAATCTTTCAAAGATCTTTACATGTTTATAACTGTCTTTCCAAATAATAGATATATATCTAAAATCTTAGATAGTACTACAAAGTGGTACTTGCCTTTCTCTAAATTATAGTAAGTTTAAGCCTCTGGGCTAGGTTGTATTCTTGGTAGAACCAATTCCTCTGTATCCCAGTGCAGATTTCTGTTGTCCAGACAGTTGGAACACTGTTATAGTAAGTAAATGTGCTTTGACTCTTTTCTCTTGGAATAAAAAAGCATgccatttttctattattttatagcACCACAGGATTGAcagactttggacatttaaagGAACAATgagtttttaaagagaatttgaccttttaaaatgtt is a genomic window containing:
- the LOC132647017 gene encoding vomeronasal type-1 receptor 4-like; translated protein: MCSRTLAIGIMFLSQSTVGILGNIFLLSHYLIIYYKEHTLKPTDLILTHLITANSLIMVSKGVPHTMAAFGMKQFFNDFVCKLILYIERLGRSMSMGSLCILSVYQAISISPIDSCWKKLKVKSSNNIGLFISLCWVLYITLNFIFPVITHVTRSHKNKTEKRDVLYCSSWGSEKTVGSLYTALFVGPEVLISVLIIWSSGSMIAFLYRHRKHTQHIRSTRVYLRRSPESRATQSILVLVSTFVAFYSLSSILQGFVAVLYEPGWWLVNITAIISMCFPTLGPLLLEHYSIFNKWC